The genomic segment ttgtttaatgTTATCTCAGTTATCTCAAGTAATACAGTAAAATAGTGTGCCTATTATGCAAGACAAGCAAAATGTCTAGAATGGTAGCCCTTCTTCCTTTTAATTCAATTTGCAGCTATGAGGCATGAAGAGAAAATCTTAAATAGCTATCGTGATCTATATCATGAAGTTATTTGTCCATAACTGATGGAGAATTCAAGATTATAGATCTAATTTTAACATTCTAGTTGTAGCTGTAAGACTTAAAGTTAAAAACTGTAAACATTAAAACTGGAACATGTAGTGTAAGAGTTTGTTTGTACGGAGCCCAGTTAGTGCCACTTAATTTTCTCATCAAATTTCCTTTACACGACTTCAATTTTCCTTTATCGGACGACCTTTTTCTTTCCGGCACGACTTTTATTGTCCGGCACGACTTTTATTTTATGGCACGACTTTTATTTTCTGGCACGACTTTTATTTTCTGGCACGACTTTTTTTCCGGCACGACTTTTATTTTCTggcacgacttttttttttccggcacGACTTTTATTGTCCGGCACGACTTTTATTTTCCGGCACGACTTTTATTTTCTGGCACGACTTTTTTTTCCGGCACGACTTCTGTTTTATCCGACACGACTTTTATTTTCTGGCACGACTTTTTTTCTCTGGCACGACTTTTATTTTCTGGCACGACTTTTTTTTCGGCACGACTTTTTCTGCGTGAACATGACGTAACACCGCTGAGCTTTTGCAGTTTCGTTTGATCAAAATTCAACATGGTGGCCACAGGGAATCATTATAAATGCCGTCCGTTGTTCCTTCTGCTTGTTGTTGAATCATTCTCCATATGCTCATCGGTTTTGCCTACCTATACACCTGCTTTACAAAATGACAATTCGGAACGTGAAGATCTGATTGAACACTACTTTCATTTAGGCCTTGGTTACAGCGAGATATTGCTATTCTTGGTATCGTTGCATGGTTGCTTTTTGAGCCTTCGCCAACTGAAGAGGATATTAAAACAACGTGGACTTGGTAGAAGAAGAAACCGTTCAAATCCTCGAGTAGTCTGTGACGCTATTGAGCAAGAATTACGTGGTAGTGGAAGTGCGATTGGCTACAGACTAATGACTCATAgactgctacatgtacatggtttATCAACAGACAAGGAAACTGTTCGAGAACTGTTAAAGATATTAGATCCCGAAGGGGTTGAGCTTAGGTCGAGACATCGATTACGAAGAAGACAATACAAAACGGCAGGTCCTAATCACATATGGCACATCGATGGTTACGATAAACTGAAGCCTTTTGGCTTCTGTATTCATGCCGCTATCGATGGTTACAGCAGGCGCATAATGTGGATAGAAGTGGGCCCTACAAACAATGATCCCTTTGTGATAGCTCAATACTACCTAGACTGTGTAAGACAGATAGGAGGAATTCCAAAAATAATAAGGGCAGATTGTGGCACAGAAAATGTTAACGTGGCTATTTTACAACGATTTTTCCACAATCAAGACCAAAGTTTCTTATATGGGAAATCGTCATCTAATCAACGCATCGAGGCCTGGTGGGGTATGCTTAAGAGGGGTGGTATGGGCTGGTGGATTAGTTTTTTTAAAGATCTAAGAGACTGTGGACTTTATTTAGACGACGATGTTATAGAAGCCGAATGTCTTAAGTTTTGCTTCATGCCAGTTATACGGGAAGAGCTTCACAAGTTTGCCATGCAGTGGAATTTGCACAAGATAAGACCATCACGAAATGAAGAATCTCCAAGTGGGCGGCCAGATTTACTCTACCATATTCCAGACTTGACGGGTGCGAGAGATTTAATGATACCAGTTTCACTTGACGATGTGGAAATGGCAGAGCAACTCTGCGCCGTCAGATCTCCAGAGCACGGTTGCTCCGAGGAGTTTTTTGAATTGGTATCGTTAATTATGCAGGAAAAAGGCCTAACAATGCCTTCAACGGCAGATGATGCATTGGTTCTGTTCTGTACCCTGATAGATGACATCATGGATATCTAAACagagttttgtttctttggcaTGCCATGACTGTTTGTAATGTCgtcaaattgtgagtcattctTTGCCTTCCTTTAAGCTCATATGTTGGGGATGCAATCACAATACCTGCTGTAGCCACGTGATTGTAGAACAACAAAACATTCTACCATGTATGGGTAGCTGTGGACACCATAAATGGTTTATGCATTATGCAAAATCAGTTATACATCTTTGTGTTCAATGTTTTAAATGAAGCCCTAAGCGTGGGTAGTATGTAAAAGTGATCAAATTGTGCTTCAGAACGTGTCACTCAATATTCACAAATACTGTGGGCCCCTAGCTAGTCGGTCAATTGTTGTCCAGTGCTTCGTTTAGTAGTTTTTTTATCCTTTGTTTTTGGGTATGGTAATGCATGATAATGAGTCTTAAACAAAGGAATATAAATTTGCACCAATGATAAATTTGCACCCCAACATTTTCACAGTTTTTAACAGGTTGTAAGGCGTTTCACCCCTAATTTTCTGCGTGTTTTGTTCTTCAAAAAATAGCCAACACTATGGATTGCACCTATAGATTTCTCATACCTCTCCCTTAAGCATTAGAAAAGATCAAAATCTTCAAACTCAACAACctttaataacatttttcgaTCTTTGTGATTAATTGACAACAAAGCTTTACTTTTGATTTCTAGCAAAGAGAACAGTTACATTTCTTTAACCAACATGAACCAACGATCAGTGTATTCTAACAATCATCAAGTTAATACTATTACATATGAACTGGTACACTTTTTGTAGAACTTTTGTGTAAAGGTATCTGTTTTGTTATGCCCGTTTAGACAGGTGattttttgtgcaatttttgtCGCACGCAACTTGCATATTTAAACCGGCGACGATTTCAGTGCAATTTGTCGCATGATGTCGCACAGGTTTTGAACATGTTAGAAACCTGATGCAACTTAGGGACGATTTTTGGGAAATTTTGCGACAAAAGTTGCACTGGAGAGCGCGACAAAAATCACATCAAAAACCGCATTTGTAAACGGGCCTTAACGTTTCTTTGCagttgtaatttaatatttagttaaaAGTTTGTAAATATGGATTCTGGCAATGAAATGTTCACATTCTAttaaacaaaagactaaaaacGCGGGTTATGAAGTCCAGTTATAAACTAAAACATTCAAACGAAACTCCCCTTTCAATTTTAAAAGTCTGCTCAATCAACTCAAGTTAAGTACACTTGTTTTGAAATAACCTAGAAatgaaactggaaaatttaaaCGAATCCTCCTTTCAATTCTCGAAAATGAGAAAAGTCAACTCAGTCAACCTGAGTTAGCTATActtgtttgaatgaaattttaacAAAGCGGTGTGATATAAAGGTGTAGAAAGCAATTTTCATCTATTGATCAGCTTTGCTTCTGCTGCGATTTATGGTTGGTTAAAAATAATATGGCGCCGCCTTCGCAATTCTGAAATCCATCTGTGACGGACTCGTTCTCCGAGATCCGACTGGtttctttcaacttttttaaaccCGTTTTAATTGACCAccatattatttgctttgattttagTTTTACTACACCTATCTAAAAACCTCTCTATTTTAATATAAACAATGGCCTTATAAAGTAGGACAAAAACACTAGAAGTAATGTCCCcataaaaacaaattattgaaaAGATGATACTAAAGCCCAGGGAAACGATTGTAAGAACCGCTAGATAATTAAGCTACATGCCTTAATTATAAAATAGCAATGATATGTCATTTTGCAATGTTACTTGCTTTGCGCTAAAACAAAGTCCGATAGGAAAGCACACAATGGTCATTCCTAATAAACAGAGGACCAAAGTACGAAAATGAGTGGAGTCAAATGCCAAACAACTTCAGCGGAAAAGTTGTGACATACTGTTAGATATTTCGATTGGACTTTTCGGTCTTGTTTCTTGTATAAGGGTTCTTAAAACTAAGAAAGGTCTCGTGAAAAACCATTGTCATCACTGGTTTTGCTCTCTTAAACAGCTCTTGGTATCCATCTGTCACCTTAACATAATGCGATTATCAGTTACAGGCATATGCATGGCCAACAGTTTCTTGAGTACGTTTTGCCattaaagcctagttttcactagcgacgcaagcatgaGTGTTTGACTTTGTGTTGATGCTCGCATGAAGCCTGTTTTTACGTTGAAATAAGGACTCCCctgcttgcgcttatgcttacgcttgcgtcgctagtgaacaCTACGCTATACGCCATGAGGTTATTGGAGAAAACCTGGAACATTAAACTATTCTTGCTAAAGGGCGAAATACTTTGGCAAAAATAAACTTTCTACATGTATGCTGTATGACATTCTTAAGCAGTGCCGAAACCCCGTCCATTCTGAATTCCAAATGAAATGTCAGCTTTGAAGCTGTCATAACTTTCATGTATAACTGGTAGGCGCAGCGTGGCAGAACAGGTGTTTGCTGTGGGAAATCTGGATTGCCCAAATCTTCCTGGCTCGTGTAAGAATTCAATGCTAGGGGATATATTTCGCGGTGGCAAGGACTTGCACCCCGTAGCAAAGAACAAGATGTCACTTAGATTAATGGAATCCTCGCCTTCTTCTATATCTTGCAAATAGTCACTCCAACGCGAAAGGACGAGGCTTTCAATAACTGCTTTAGTTGAGCCAGCTAGACTTGACTTTACTGAGAACAACCTTTCCATCTTATCTGCAGTAAGTACTTCAGAACAATGGCAAAACAATTGCCGAAAGGAATCCGGATACGCCCTCATGGCTGCCAACACTCCAAGTGATGCGAGCCCTTTCTGAAAGCTCTCCAATGCTGGCTGGGCTCGTCCTAGTACAAACCAATGAGTGGTTGACGCAACAATCCTTGCAATGTCATCCACTTGTCTCACTGGTTGCAAGGTTCCTGCAAGGTCAAGAATTGTCGGCAAATTACCTTCGTTCATGAGTCGCAAGGCCTCCTCAAGAGTGGCAGAATTCAGGAGCGCTTGAAGGGATGATTGCAGTTCAGCATCATACACGTCTTGCACCGAAACAACCACTTTGGACATATCGTTAACAAGAGCGTCAAACATCAACGGCGAAAGAAACTGTGGGGCAGGCCCCCCATGTACAATGGACATGGCAATGATTGTTCCTGCTATGAAGTAGTCATCATCTTCTAGGCATCTAGACTGAAATGACAGGAACTTGTGGTTCTCAAGTCCACAGAACAATAGTGAATTGTGCAAGTACTGGAGGCATAAGGTGAAAAATTCTCTCATTGGTCCGCCCAAATCAACCGCGCCTTCACTGACACCACTATCATCAGTGAATTTTACTGAAACCTTGTTTGCTGGAGAAAAGGATTTCCGTGACAATGCCCGCCTTGTTCCCTCCCATAAGAAATTGCGTGaaatgttaaattttgaaatgcATTCATTACTGATTTCTTTGGCTAAGTCACCAAGTATCTCGGCAATGTCTTTGTCCTGGGCactaacagaagcaggttgatTCTGGGTGGCATCAACGATATCCTCATCTCTGTCACTGTCAGAAAATGACACATCATTGTCGTTACCTGTGTTAGCTGTAGCAACAAGGGAAGCATAATAGTTGTCTAGCTGTACATTGTCCGCTGGAATAAATAATCTGgaaaagaataaaacaaataagtCACTCGTGATTCCAGAGTGAAGTTCTTTTTTGAAGTTCTccaaatacaatttcttttaaaGATTGCATGTTGTGTGATTGGGTCTTCAAATATTTGAaaccttaaaaaaaatagaCTTAATGCACCTTGAATCTTAACTTTTTTTAGCAGTTTTTGTGTCAAGGCCAAAGAGATCACTAGTTGTAACAATGAAAAAAGTTGACATTCCAATGTACATTGCCGTTCAGTGCTACCCTTCCTATGTGGATCATTACTTAAACTAtcaaatgttaattttaatAGTTAATggagtgggggagggggggggggggggcaacaTGAGTTGTACCACTACAATTCCTGTATAGTTTTATTAGCACATAAAAATGCTTACTGAGAGGTCACTCCATTGTCTCCTTTTTTCCCATTAGCTTCTTTTACTGGTCCACTGTCGGTTTCTGTTGCTGTGCTGCAAGCACTTGTATCCCCAAAGCCCAGAAACTGAACCTCAGTGTCTGAATCAGACATAGGAGGGGTCTGTGACGCTTTCACCATGACAATGGTACACCTATCTGATATGTCTCTACTTGGCAACAGAATCCCACCAAAAGGATCACAAAGTGAAAAATGCTCTATGTCAGAACTTAATGATCCTATCCAATCATAAACAGCTGACATTTTTGCACTAGATGAAAATCGGCGTATGCACATGCCCATGGTAAGGTGTCTAACCTTAACAGTAATGAAATCAGAATCGGGCTCTGGAACGACTCTAGCACCCCTTGCTTGCTGAATTTCCACCTTGCGTTTACCTTCAGCAGCCTCATTTTCTAGATCAATCCTTTTCTGCCTGTCTGAAGTTAATGAATTTAGATAAGCTTCATCCTGTTCACACAACAATGCCTGTCTCTCCTCTGTTGATCCAATTAAGGTTGAACACTTGACCACACTGTTTATGTCCATAATTGGCAGAGAGTCTTCTTTATCATCTTCATCACTACTGTAGTCACAAATTTTTTGAGACCGCAAATAAATTCTCACATTTTTAACTCTATGTGCAGCGATATAGTTTTCGATGGTGAATGGAAGCTCTTTTCCTTCAACATTGACAGTTACtccaactttttcatttttgaagttAGCTAAATCAAAAGCCATTTCCTCCTCTTTCCCATGAATGGATTTCCCATCTgggaaaaaaagagttttacaagttttcatCAAGTCCAACTTGTTTGTTGACAGTGGTAGCTCTATTTCCCGACTTCCTCCTCCCTTCACCAATGGCACTAAGGTGTaagcttcttcctcttctttgaAGTGTTTCCACCCCAGCTGCACCTTtttagatttaacttttttagCTTTTCCTATCTGGGAAGGGTGACTTGTTCCAGAACACTTCTGGGTGGGGACTcccttctttcctttctttttgttgaaaaaggcTTCAAGAAGTCTTCTTTTCTTGCTTTGACTCTCCTCTTTTTTCTCTGATTGACAGTAACCTTTTAGACTCAATCTGTCCCCAGCTTTTAATAGGCCCATATTTTTCAGTAACTCGTCATCTGCAGTCAGAACAGCACAAACATCCATCTGAAAAACAGGGAATAATGAGATTAAAACACGAATACAGAATGATATTCTCTTCTAAATCAATGCACACATTACCTTACTTGGAAACCCTCATATTCAGCTCCATAAACTTTAATTGTAAAATGTGTGTTTTGCATTAAGTGGTCACATAACCACAACAGAAGAGGGGGTAACAACCTTTATATAACTGTTACACCAGTTTTCCAAAATACCACTTAGACAAAAAATTTAGCTTTGGAGTGTTGAAAATGACTCTGATATGCCTTAGATTACCGGTAATTACATACATATGAGGAAATTGAAAACCATTCAGCAAGATAATAGTGAGCTTAGGTTTTGGCCATATTGTTTGAGGGCAAAGCCATGCCCTcaaacatgtaaaaacataaactgTACAAAAACATACACTGTACCTTTTCACGCTGAAATTTCTCAACTACTTCCTGTTCTACTCCTCTTGCTCTCAAGAAGTTGCAGACCTGTATATCGGTAAAAAATTATCAATTTGctttgttaaattaaatacaaTAACAAGTTTGTTCTGTGGAAATAAATCTAGGACTATACGTTGTTTAACTTGCATTAAATAAAAGACTATGTTTGAAGCCAGTTCAAATATATTTATCCCTAGAATTTCCTCTGTTCACTTGATCACTTTGCAAACAAAGACACAGGAAACTGGGTTTTAATGTCTTGCAAACTGAATTCCATGCGGATGCCTGTGCGGACAATCAGGAACAAATTCTCCAACAAAAGGTTTATTTCAATTGAcctttatttaatatttacaataagaATAATCGGTCTTAAAAATCTCGAAAAGTTAACAGAGTCACTGTCAAGGAAAGGTATACCGGTATCAACGACAAATACAGTTAATACACGGGTGAACGGGTTGCTTTTTATTTGCCTTCCTTCAGTTCCTTGCGATTTTGCAAGAGGCTACGTTGTGACTTAAAGAAACGATTGCTACATCAAGGACCAATAGATCCGCCCCCAAAGGCTTACTGAAGATCCATAACATACAACAAATTACACAAATTACCCACCTTCTCCGTCGTATCCTCCAGTACCGACTCCACCGactccgccatcttgttttccaTGTGTTCAATGCGCCCGCAGTTCTTCGGTCGTTGtattcgttcccagggttttcGCCAGAAGTCGTGCCGGAAAAAAAAGTCGTGCCAAAAAATAAAAGTCGTGCCggaaaaaaaggagaagtcgtgccagaaaataaaagtcgtgccgtaaaataaaagtcgtgccggacgataaaagtcgtgccggaaaaaaaaagaagtcgtgccagaaaataaaagtcgtgccagaaaataaaagttgtGCCGGAAAATTAGAAGTCGTGCCGGACAATAAAAGTCGTTCCGGAAAGAAAAAGGTCGTGCTGGGAAATTAAAGTCGTCCGATAAAGGAAAATTGAAGTCGTGTAAAGGAAATTTGATGAGAAAATTAAGTGGCACTAACTGGGCTCCGTATGTTTGTAAATAGAAGTCTATTTTGaactattaaattaaattatgtgGAAAACTAGAATTTGTATCACTAGAGTGAAGGCATTTAACCTGTGAAACAACAATTAACTATTACCATgcacaaaagaaaacaatgaaatgaGTATTAACATGTATTAGTTCAATATGGATTTCAGAGGTTTAATGCTTGCACTCTATTCCTATGGTTACACTAAATTTGTCTGTCATCTTGACTTGATCGCTCAAGTTCCTTTCTTAATGCTTTAGCTTTACCCTGCTTTTGCTTGATTTTATACTTCTGAACAATATCTTTGGCGTACCTTGACATATAGGCTAATAATACTGTGTAAAATGTCCTTGCTTACAGAATTACAAATTTCAAGTTCAGCATCAGATAGAATGTAATTATATTAAGAGGCTGTTACTTGAGGatctttaactgaaatcatTACAACATGTTCATGGTCAATTAATTGTCTGGCATCTCTTGTATTTTGTCTGAAATGGAGTTCAGTTTTCTTgaatatggcttgtgtttgagCTGTAGGACTCCACAATCCCCTCGATTCAAACAGTCAATCAATACTTGTGATTGCTCTTGGCTTTCCTTGTCCTGTGTCTACAGGCAGTAATAATCTAAATGGCTTGCTGACTTTCAGTTGTTGCTTTGTGTTTTGAAGTTCTATGTTTTTTATGTAAGGTTTGCAAGACATATCCTTCTAATTACTGCATGCCAGCTAGTTCATTCTCTGACAAGGAGACAGTGGTAACAACATCCTTAGCAGAATTCTTTTTCAATCCTTCCTTAGCATGCCCCAAAAGAGTGTCTGCTAGTTTAGTGGCGAAGAGTGTTGCTGCTCTCTGGGAAAGTCCTTTGAGGTATTTCGAAGAGTTGAGCGCAATTTCCCCATAAAACTTTGCTAAGAAAGCTTCAGAATCTCCTTTGGAAATAAGGGAATCATAGAGGTTTTTTACTGTTCTAAATTCCGAAGTAGTGTCTCCCAATTCAAGACAGTAATCTTTGACTTCGTGTTTCAGGAGCTTGTCGCTGTATGATATTCTGTTTGGTGTCTTTCACTAGCTGGGCAAACACGTCATACTTTAACGCTGTCTCCTTCTTCTCTTCAGTCTTGGTAGCTAATGTTCCCGGTCTTTGTGTTTGGCAGCTATGTGTCTTCTTAAGCCCTGCTTGCTTTTACAAATCTTCGTGCAGAACTCACAAGAAACTCCTTCGTTTTGAACCTACAAGGGAACAACAGATATATACCTCAGCATCGCTATAAAAGCTTTCTTGTTTTGAAAATCACACTATTAATTATAGAATTATTGCAGGAATGTGCATGGACAATAACGGGACAGAAATAgcgaaagcaataagtaaaaCTTTAGCTTGTGTGTAAGCTACCGGTCCTTGAATTATAGTGAAGAATCGAGTACAAATCATAATAATCCCGCAAAGTGAACGCATATTTAAACACTTACGTCCTCAACAACAGCTTCTAAATAGTCCTCAAACTCTTCATCTTCGTCTAAAGCTTCTAATATAGCATTAAAATCGTCTCCAAACAGAAAATTAGTACTTGAAGTCCCTACCGCCGCCATAATTGTTTGGAGTtgtgtgcagggtcacggtcacgAGACGGTATTTTCAACATAACAACACGAACAATAGGCTGGCTCTTTGAAGTTCGCTGGCTTTCCTGACCAGTACCCCCTCTACTAACTCTGTTCGGATGTATCAGCAGGGAGCCGATTATGAAAATGGGTGGTACTGCTGCACATCCCTAGAGCCTCCTCTTCCTGAACTATTTCTTGTAAACCTTCAGTGCTCTCTTTTGAGGACTTTCTGGCTTTCTCTTCTGAGAATGATTCAGCTTGCAGGTTGACAAGTTTAACATTTTGAATATGCGTGCTCTCGAAGACAGGGGTAAGATGATCGTCTGAGTCATCATTGTCACCGGAATTTCTTCTTCTTGATAACAAAAAAAGCCTTGCAAGGGCAAACCTAATTACttctttttacttttcttcAGAAAATGGCACAACAACATAGTCAATTTCTAAATCATGCAAAATGACGCCGGCATAGTTTCCAAGCAAAAACTACATATCATCTTCATGGCCTTTTGGGAAGAAAAGCTTCTTTGCAATCTGGAGACAATCATCATATCCCGCATTAATACGAACGTGAATCTGACGTTGCCCCCTCCAGCACCACTCCGTTTTTGTTTGTACTTGCTTTCAATCGATGTCTCCAACCAAAAGCAATCTTTCACATTATCTTTAACATTATTTCTTTTGACTCGCTTTTTTTGGTTTGGAATTTCCTTAACTCATTTTATCTTTGCTTGCCTCTCAGATTCAGTGATACTGGTTTTTGTACTTGTTGGTGCTGGCCAAGAGCAAAATGCTTCTAATCTTAAGCGGTTCCCTATGGGGTAGATGCACAAAGAGGACATCGTTCGTCAGTCATAAACAAGACAGTTTATTTATCAACTTGCATCCAagggaatgaaaaataataaataaataaataaaacagcaTAATCTTGATTTAGTACTGAACTAAAGCCCGCACTACACTCCAAAATGTAACTATTATAACTGAACCAAACACAAGTTGGTTCTATCACTGTGAGGAtatctattttttctttttgcaataaTTCGTGAGTCACGGCCTGACTTTCTTGTTTGAGGAAAGAGAGATTGTAGCCATGACGTTTCTTTGAGGTATTGTATATGCTCATGATGGTACTGCACTGGTGGTCTGGAATTTTGGTCGCCTTGTCCACACCACACGGAGCAGCGTGGCAATTCGCCAGCTTTCCGGATGTCAGAACAGCTCTCCCCATTCCGGGGAAGGGGTGACAGGGTATTACAAGAATCTTACACTTGCTACTTGGAATGTACGCACACTTGATAGTACATGGACACCAATCTGTCGCTCAGCCATGGTTGGCTTCAAACTACAGCACTACTCCATAGATATTGCCATTCTTTGTGAAACTCGGTTTGCAGAAAGTGGTTAGTTAACAGAGGGCACCTCTGGTTACGCTTTCTTTTGGAGTGGTTTCCCAGCTAGCATGAAGCGGTTAGATGGAGTGTCCATTGTTATAAAGTCATCCATTGCTTGTAAACTTCCATCTCTCCCACAAGCTGTAAATGAGCGCTTGATGAGTGCTTGTATAAGCTCATGAaggtacatacatacatactttattatGGCTCCCTTATACAGGGCTATTCTGCCATAATACAATAAAAGGTAGAAAGACATAAAATCTATAAAAGGATAAGAGATTAATTAAGGCaaactgattaaaaaaagatatatgGCTAAATAGtgataagtataggtaatcacatgaggccgagtactattaaggattaattgcacgagtgttttgggaaatttccaaaacacaagtgcaattaatccttaatagtatgAGGACTcgtgcgattacttgtttatcaataaagggcaaaatttataCGAAGGAAAATCAGGTGCGCAGTCTACTTTTATCTGGAAAGCCTGTTTAGCGCTACGGCAAATCATCATTCAAATTGAACTGACCAATCGATTCAATGAGATTTTATTCTCCAAAACCGTGTCATGATACACTGC from the Montipora capricornis isolate CH-2021 unplaced genomic scaffold, ASM3666992v2 scaffold_498, whole genome shotgun sequence genome contains:
- the LOC138036727 gene encoding uncharacterized protein, whose translation is MVATGNHYKCRPLFLLLVVESFSICSSVLPTYTPALQNDNSEREDLIEHYFHLGLGYSEILLFLVSLHGCFLSLRQLKRILKQRGLGRRRNRSNPRVVCDAIEQELRGSGSAIGYRLMTHRLLHVHGLSTDKETVRELLKILDPEGVELRSRHRLRRRQYKTAGPNHIWHIDGYDKLKPFGFCIHAAIDGYSRRIMWIEVGPTNNDPFVIAQYYLDCVRQIGGIPKIIRADCGTENVNVAILQRFFHNQDQSFLYGKSSSNQRIEAWWGMLKRGGMGWWISFFKDLRDCGLYLDDDVIEAECLKFCFMPVIREELHKFAMQWNLHKIRPSRNEESPSGRPDLLYHIPDLTGARDLMIPVSLDDVEMAEQLCAVRSPEHGCSEEFFELVSLIMQEKGLTMPSTADDALVLFCTLIDDIMDI
- the LOC138036726 gene encoding uncharacterized protein, with protein sequence MENKMAESVESVLEDTTEKVCNFLRARGVEQEVVEKFQREKMDVCAVLTADDELLKNMGLLKAGDRLSLKGYCQSEKKEESQSKKRRLLEAFFNKKKGKKGVPTQKCSGTSHPSQIGKAKKVKSKKVQLGWKHFKEEEEAYTLVPLVKGGGSREIELPLSTNKLDLMKTCKTLFFPDGKSIHGKEEEMAFDLANFKNEKVGVTVNVEGKELPFTIENYIAAHRVKNVRIYLRSQKICDYSSDEDDKEDSLPIMDINSVVKCSTLIGSTEERQALLCEQDEAYLNSLTSDRQKRIDLENEAAEGKRKVEIQQARGARVVPEPDSDFITVKVRHLTMGMCIRRFSSSAKMSAVYDWIGSLSSDIEHFSLCDPFGGILLPSRDISDRCTIVMVKASQTPPMSDSDTEVQFLGFGDTSACSTATETDSGPVKEANGKKGDNGVTSQLFIPADNVQLDNYYASLVATANTGNDNDVSFSDSDRDEDIVDATQNQPASVSAQDKDIAEILGDLAKEISNECISKFNISRNFLWEGTRRALSRKSFSPANKVSVKFTDDSGVSEGAVDLGGPMREFFTLCLQYLHNSLLFCGLENHKFLSFQSRCLEDDDYFIAGTIIAMSIVHGGPAPQFLSPLMFDALVNDMSKVVVSVQDVYDAELQSSLQALLNSATLEEALRLMNEGNLPTILDLAGTLQPVRQVDDIARIVASTTHWFVLGRAQPALESFQKGLASLGVLAAMRAYPDSFRQLFCHCSEVLTADKMERLFSVKSSLAGSTKAVIESLVLSRWSDYLQDIEEGEDSINLSDILFFATGCKSLPPRNISPSIEFLHEPGRFGQSRFPTANTCSATLRLPVIHESYDSFKADISFGIQNGRGFGTA